One Paramisgurnus dabryanus chromosome 8, PD_genome_1.1, whole genome shotgun sequence DNA window includes the following coding sequences:
- the LOC135771830 gene encoding histamine N-methyltransferase-like, whose product MAAPLRSLVEDNSRCFKLFELFLDHSSEHQCMQDFIHNTLPDILGSVGGGRPVFNVMGVGSGTGVIDLEMLAQLHMKHPQVKVDNEVVEPGTDMLHKYKVLVSETANLDYINFTWNKMTASEFEKQWQEKNLGKKMDFIHLIQMLYFVKDPEATVSFFRSLLDKDGKLLISLVSGEGGWATLLKTYRAALCDPEISQCVNMGDIKTFLDTKDIPYSHYVIQSHMDITECFTEGDEVGGLLLDFLTQVIEFSKNAPEDLKKGVLDLLRHPDCSKEVDGRIMFNNSMEVVVVEP is encoded by the exons ATGGCAGCTCCATTAAGATCACTTGTTGAAGATAATTCAAGATGCTTCAAATTATTTGAACTCTTTCTGGATCATTCATCAGAGCACCAATGTATGCAGGACTTCATCCATAATACTCTACCAGACATACTGGGAAG CGTTGGTGGAGGACGGCCTGTTTTTAATGTAATGGGTGTAGGGAGTGGTACAG GCGTGATTGATTTAGAGATGCTAGCACAGCTTCACATGAAACATCCACAAGTCAAAGTCGACAATGAAGTGGTGGAGCCAGGCACTGACATGTTACACAAGTATAAAG TTCTGGTGTCAGAAACGGCAAATCTTGATTATATTAACTTCACATGGAATAAGATGACAGCTTCAGAATTTGAAAAACAGTGGCAGGAGAAAAACCTTGGAAAAAAGATGGACTTCATTCACTTGATACAG ATGCTGTATTTTGTGAAAGATCCAGAAGCCACTGTCTCATTTTTCCGGAGTCTGTTAGATAAAGATGGAAAACTCTTAATCAGTCTGGTGTCAG GTGAGGGTGGATGGGCGACATTACTGAAGACCTACAGAGCTGCTCTCTGTGACCCTGAGATCAGCCAGTGTGTCAATATGGGAGATATAAAGACCTTCTTGGACACCAAGGACATCCCATACAGTCATTATGTGATTCAGTCCCATATGGACATCACAGAGTGTTTCACAGAGGGAGATGAGGTCGGAGGACTGCTGCTGGATTTCCTAACTCAAGTGATAGAGTTCAGTAAGAACGCTCCTGAAGACCTGAAGAAAGGAGTGCTGGACTTACTGAGACATCCAGACTGCAGTAAAGAGGTGGACGGCAGGATAATGTTCAACAATAGCATGGAAGTTGTAGTGGTTGAGCCGTAG